The Strix uralensis isolate ZFMK-TIS-50842 chromosome 13, bStrUra1, whole genome shotgun sequence genome window below encodes:
- the AMER1 gene encoding APC membrane recruitment protein 1 isoform X3 produces the protein MHPNRPAAMETGCTEEPARTRSQSVVCGQQEGSDQRWEESGDRLPEPGNASVAAAEPQQPQPPPGKLKKTAFKLFGGKRSICTLPSFFGGRSKGQGKVASKKGLIKCKTHDGLSGAAYDKGSGVQLESPSEGSRDTHPCPLPSSQSAHLAIDTSTKFDFSQQDSSPPGSIEGCEKKPNGDKSSFPRPKKGLKGFFNSIRRHRKSKVAECEKAELPEWTGDSEETSKTPGVGVESRGAVEGRGLGPVPLAVACLGSSEDDHSVGTAANCGEGAETGCLVADEGSSKGDVVAMPGKRDLLDTKSEADAVDCTEFDHGNLLLAFHPDFMDNDPPCLHSGDLLSIMLGDVTSLKSFDSLTGCGDDIAEPDIAESTISVERSRDATKRSSCLVTYQGGGEEMAIPEEAEEYLHQIWNSNTAGDRNYGAQVSSSSLETHALHEAEAHPYVGDAMDGVDLLTPQSDQQESAPNSDEGYYDSTTPGPEDEAGDGLGEIKKDRLPRDSYSGDALYEFDALMSPSHGEESLFESKVSRPGIFSYFLDFCLPAEKSLIQMMDQKRGVMETEEERLAAIQKELLYWELQREPLLKRLDVPSKEKCPREKQCVECKTRAASSIGKNQSGLGSEQMASHALNRGVNSGVLVARAENPEWRDFPGTLCPENCYNSQKAQGSCLIQLTKKNSGFDSDLDCGLFGGSIHSGVAPAKAGMFPSYGLPEHERGSGVETTTGKPQVGSEREPEHAVSFSQALVEFASSGTLFSSLSESLGSSASGSSFTQNLPALPTMVTFDVVDVEQEGEGECEQHPEMNAGEDIAEAFDDGYGRKESLAECDERMSPGYSPGSFQSCNWGVASLPRHLRLHGLSPSMPAPLSVARRSRSLDTESLEFELADSQVAKSSLQPSQLWSKWEGGKKDLGGARRSRSKEEGELVAPDECRWRHSRQAAPRAGAEQAPAQALQFTSADRHEAIPGDSQSLQVPGRSRCQKAGPLVTLGRNRARAAPEL, from the exons ATGCACCCGAACCGACCAGCTGCCATGGAAACGGGCTGCACGGAGGAGCCTGCCCGGACCAGGTCTCAGTCGGTGGtctgtgggcagcaggagggaagtgACCAGCGGTGGGAGGAGAGTGGGGACCGGCTGCCTGAGCCAGGCAATGCCTCTGTCGCGgctgcagagccacagcagccTCAGCCACCCCCTGGCAAGCTGAAGAAAACGGCTTTCAAACTGTTCGGAGGGAAGAGGAGCATCTGTACGCTGCCCAGTTTCTTTGGAGGCAGAAGCAAAGGCCAGGGGAAAGTAGCCTCTAAAAAGGGCCTCATTAAATGCAAGACCCATGATGGGCTCAGCGGTGCTGCATATGACAAGGGCAGTGGGGTGCAGCTGGAAAGCCCTTCAGAGGGGAGCAGGGACACACATCCTTGCCCTTTGCCGAGCTCCCAAAGTGCTCACTTGGCCATAGACACCAGCACCAAGTTTGATTTCAGTCAGCAGGACAGCTCTCCACCTGGGAGTATCGAGGGCTGTGAGAAAAAGCCCAACGGAGATAAGTCCTCCTTTCCCAGACCCAAAAAAGGCCTGAAAGGATTTTTTAACAGCATCCGGCGTCACCGGAAGAGCAAGGTTGCCGAGTGTGAGAAGGCAGAGCTCCCCGAGTGGACCGGGGATTCAGAGGAGACCAGCAAAACTCCTGGGGTGGGAGTGGAGAGCCGAGGGGCTGTGGAGGGAAGGGGACTGGGGCCTGTCCCTCTTGCCGTGGCCTGCCTGGGGAGCTCAGAGGATGACCACTCGGTAGGCACAGCCGCCAACTGTGGCGAGGGTGCCGAGACCGGCTGTCTCGTGGCTGATGAAGGCAGCTCCAAGGGCGACGTGGTGGCAATGCCGGGGAAGAGGGACCTTCTGGATACGAAATCAGAGGCTGATGCTGTTGACTGCACAGAGTTTGACCATGGCAATCTGCTGCTGGCCTTTCATCCAGACTTCATGGACAATGACCCTCCCTGCCTACACTCTGGGGACCTGCTAAGCATCATGTTAGGAGATGTCACTTCCCTGAAGAGCTTCGATTCCCTGACGGGGTGTGGAGACGACATTGCTGAGCCCGACATCGCTGAGAGCACCATCTCTGTGGAGCGCAGCAGAGATGCTACTAAACGGAGCTCCTGCCTGGTCACCTACCAGGGCGGTGGGGAGGAGATGGCCATacctgaggaggcagaggagtaCCTCCACCAGATATGGAACAGCAACACGGCAGGGGACAGGAACTATGGAGCCCAGGTGTCGAGTAGCAGTTTGGAGACCCATGCCTTGCACGAGGCAGAAGCCCACCCCTACGTGGGGGACGCGATGGATGGTGTTGACCTCCTGACACCACAGAGTGACCAGCAAGAGTCTGCCCCTAATAGTGATGAGGGTTATTACGACTCCACCACACCAGGGCCAGAGGATGAAGCCGGAGATGGGCTCGGTGAGATCAAGAAGGACCGTCTTCCCAGAGACAGTTACAGCGGTGATGCACTTTATGAATTTGATGCTCTCATGAGTCCCTCTCACGGGGAGGAGTCCCTGTTTGAGAGCAAAGTCTCACGCCCAGGGATCTTCAGCTACTTCTTGGACTTCTGCCTCCCTGCCGAGAAGAGCCTGATCCAGATGATGGATCAGAAAAGAGGGGTGATGGAAACAGAAGAAGAGCGGCTAGCAGCCATTCAGAAAGAGCTGCTGTActgggagctgcagagggaaCCGCTACTGAAACGACTTGATGTTCCCAGCAAGGAGAAGTGTCCCCGGGAAAAGCAGTGCGTTGAATGTAAAACTAGAGCAGCCAGCTCAATTGGCAAGAATCAGAGTGGCCTTGGTAGTGAGCAGATGGCCTCACATGCCCTAAACAGGGGTGTGAATAGTGGGGTTTTGGTGGCTAGAGCTGAAAATCCGGAGTGGAGGGATTTTCCAGGGACTCTGTGTCCAGAAAACTGTTACAACAGCCAAAAAGCCCAAGGAAGTTGCCTTATTCAGCTCACAAAAAAGAACTCAGGGTTCGATTCGGACCTGGattgtgggttgtttgggggcTCCATCCACAGTGGCGTAGCCCCAGCCAAAGCAGGGATGTTCCCTAGCTATGGACTCCCAGAGCATGAGCGTGGCAGTGGAGTGGAGACCACCACTGGCAAGCCCCAGGTGGGCAGCGAGCGTGAGCCTGAGCATGCTGTGAGCTTCTCGCAAGCACTGGTGGAGTTCGCCAGCAGTGGGAccctcttctccagcctctccgAAAGTCTGGGGAGCTCTGCCTCCGGCTCTTCCTTCACCCAGAAccttcctgccctccccaccaTGGTCACCTTTGACGTTGTTGATGTGgagcaggaaggagaaggggagtgCGAGCAGCATCCCGAGATGAATGCTGGCGAGGACATTGCTGAGGCCTTTGATGATGGCTACGGACGGAAAGAGTCGTTGGCTGAATGTGACGAGAGAATGTCCCCGGGGTACTCCCCGGGCTCCTTCCAGAGCTGCAACTGGGGTGTTGCCAGCCTGCCCCGCCACCTCCGCCTCCACGGGCTGAGCCCCTCCATGCCAGCACCACTCTCTGTCGCCCGGAGGAGCCGGTCACTTGACACGGAGAGCCTGGAGTTTGAGCTTGCCGACTCGCAGGTTGCCAAGAGCAGCCTTCAGCCGAGCCAGCTCTGGTCGAAGTGGGAGGGTGGCAAAAAGGATTTGGGTGGagcaaggaggagcaggagcaaggaggaggGCGAGCTGGTGGCTCCTGATG AATGTCGCTGGAGACACTCCAGACAGGCGGCCCCAAGAGCTGGAGCTGAACAGGCACCCGCTCAGGCCCTCCAATTTACCTCTGCAGACCGACACGAGGCGATTCCAGGAGACAGCCAGTCCCTACAGGTACCAGGGAGAAGTCGCTGCCAAAAAGCTGGCCCGCTTGTTACCCTTGGGAGAAACAGAGCCCGAGCTGCCCCCGAGCTGTAG
- the AMER1 gene encoding APC membrane recruitment protein 1 isoform X1 — MHPNRPAAMETGCTEEPARTRSQSVVCGQQEGSDQRWEESGDRLPEPGNASVAAAEPQQPQPPPGKLKKTAFKLFGGKRSICTLPSFFGGRSKGQGKVASKKGLIKCKTHDGLSGAAYDKGSGVQLESPSEGSRDTHPCPLPSSQSAHLAIDTSTKFDFSQQDSSPPGSIEGCEKKPNGDKSSFPRPKKGLKGFFNSIRRHRKSKVAECEKAELPEWTGDSEETSKTPGVGVESRGAVEGRGLGPVPLAVACLGSSEDDHSVGTAANCGEGAETGCLVADEGSSKGDVVAMPGKRDLLDTKSEADAVDCTEFDHGNLLLAFHPDFMDNDPPCLHSGDLLSIMLGDVTSLKSFDSLTGCGDDIAEPDIAESTISVERSRDATKRSSCLVTYQGGGEEMAIPEEAEEYLHQIWNSNTAGDRNYGAQVSSSSLETHALHEAEAHPYVGDAMDGVDLLTPQSDQQESAPNSDEGYYDSTTPGPEDEAGDGLGEIKKDRLPRDSYSGDALYEFDALMSPSHGEESLFESKVSRPGIFSYFLDFCLPAEKSLIQMMDQKRGVMETEEERLAAIQKELLYWELQREPLLKRLDVPSKEKCPREKQCVECKTRAASSIGKNQSGLGSEQMASHALNRGVNSGVLVARAENPEWRDFPGTLCPENCYNSQKAQGSCLIQLTKKNSGFDSDLDCGLFGGSIHSGVAPAKAGMFPSYGLPEHERGSGVETTTGKPQVGSEREPEHAVSFSQALVEFASSGTLFSSLSESLGSSASGSSFTQNLPALPTMVTFDVVDVEQEGEGECEQHPEMNAGEDIAEAFDDGYGRKESLAECDERMSPGYSPGSFQSCNWGVASLPRHLRLHGLSPSMPAPLSVARRSRSLDTESLEFELADSQVAKSSLQPSQLWSKWEGGKKDLGGARRSRSKEEGELVAPDGGLSWLGLQPIQHDTDTAAGGVKHWGFAPAAAMESAWEPSEQPGTVSPFLSLSQNVAGDTPDRRPQELELNRHPLRPSNLPLQTDTRRFQETASPYRYQGEVAAKKLARLLPLGETEPELPPSCSFSCSPEKRAKCKPVGIAQGVPQHPNGSTDTVKSPECCGEPLKGRASPGHALPAGCRSAAVSVTEAE; from the coding sequence ATGCACCCGAACCGACCAGCTGCCATGGAAACGGGCTGCACGGAGGAGCCTGCCCGGACCAGGTCTCAGTCGGTGGtctgtgggcagcaggagggaagtgACCAGCGGTGGGAGGAGAGTGGGGACCGGCTGCCTGAGCCAGGCAATGCCTCTGTCGCGgctgcagagccacagcagccTCAGCCACCCCCTGGCAAGCTGAAGAAAACGGCTTTCAAACTGTTCGGAGGGAAGAGGAGCATCTGTACGCTGCCCAGTTTCTTTGGAGGCAGAAGCAAAGGCCAGGGGAAAGTAGCCTCTAAAAAGGGCCTCATTAAATGCAAGACCCATGATGGGCTCAGCGGTGCTGCATATGACAAGGGCAGTGGGGTGCAGCTGGAAAGCCCTTCAGAGGGGAGCAGGGACACACATCCTTGCCCTTTGCCGAGCTCCCAAAGTGCTCACTTGGCCATAGACACCAGCACCAAGTTTGATTTCAGTCAGCAGGACAGCTCTCCACCTGGGAGTATCGAGGGCTGTGAGAAAAAGCCCAACGGAGATAAGTCCTCCTTTCCCAGACCCAAAAAAGGCCTGAAAGGATTTTTTAACAGCATCCGGCGTCACCGGAAGAGCAAGGTTGCCGAGTGTGAGAAGGCAGAGCTCCCCGAGTGGACCGGGGATTCAGAGGAGACCAGCAAAACTCCTGGGGTGGGAGTGGAGAGCCGAGGGGCTGTGGAGGGAAGGGGACTGGGGCCTGTCCCTCTTGCCGTGGCCTGCCTGGGGAGCTCAGAGGATGACCACTCGGTAGGCACAGCCGCCAACTGTGGCGAGGGTGCCGAGACCGGCTGTCTCGTGGCTGATGAAGGCAGCTCCAAGGGCGACGTGGTGGCAATGCCGGGGAAGAGGGACCTTCTGGATACGAAATCAGAGGCTGATGCTGTTGACTGCACAGAGTTTGACCATGGCAATCTGCTGCTGGCCTTTCATCCAGACTTCATGGACAATGACCCTCCCTGCCTACACTCTGGGGACCTGCTAAGCATCATGTTAGGAGATGTCACTTCCCTGAAGAGCTTCGATTCCCTGACGGGGTGTGGAGACGACATTGCTGAGCCCGACATCGCTGAGAGCACCATCTCTGTGGAGCGCAGCAGAGATGCTACTAAACGGAGCTCCTGCCTGGTCACCTACCAGGGCGGTGGGGAGGAGATGGCCATacctgaggaggcagaggagtaCCTCCACCAGATATGGAACAGCAACACGGCAGGGGACAGGAACTATGGAGCCCAGGTGTCGAGTAGCAGTTTGGAGACCCATGCCTTGCACGAGGCAGAAGCCCACCCCTACGTGGGGGACGCGATGGATGGTGTTGACCTCCTGACACCACAGAGTGACCAGCAAGAGTCTGCCCCTAATAGTGATGAGGGTTATTACGACTCCACCACACCAGGGCCAGAGGATGAAGCCGGAGATGGGCTCGGTGAGATCAAGAAGGACCGTCTTCCCAGAGACAGTTACAGCGGTGATGCACTTTATGAATTTGATGCTCTCATGAGTCCCTCTCACGGGGAGGAGTCCCTGTTTGAGAGCAAAGTCTCACGCCCAGGGATCTTCAGCTACTTCTTGGACTTCTGCCTCCCTGCCGAGAAGAGCCTGATCCAGATGATGGATCAGAAAAGAGGGGTGATGGAAACAGAAGAAGAGCGGCTAGCAGCCATTCAGAAAGAGCTGCTGTActgggagctgcagagggaaCCGCTACTGAAACGACTTGATGTTCCCAGCAAGGAGAAGTGTCCCCGGGAAAAGCAGTGCGTTGAATGTAAAACTAGAGCAGCCAGCTCAATTGGCAAGAATCAGAGTGGCCTTGGTAGTGAGCAGATGGCCTCACATGCCCTAAACAGGGGTGTGAATAGTGGGGTTTTGGTGGCTAGAGCTGAAAATCCGGAGTGGAGGGATTTTCCAGGGACTCTGTGTCCAGAAAACTGTTACAACAGCCAAAAAGCCCAAGGAAGTTGCCTTATTCAGCTCACAAAAAAGAACTCAGGGTTCGATTCGGACCTGGattgtgggttgtttgggggcTCCATCCACAGTGGCGTAGCCCCAGCCAAAGCAGGGATGTTCCCTAGCTATGGACTCCCAGAGCATGAGCGTGGCAGTGGAGTGGAGACCACCACTGGCAAGCCCCAGGTGGGCAGCGAGCGTGAGCCTGAGCATGCTGTGAGCTTCTCGCAAGCACTGGTGGAGTTCGCCAGCAGTGGGAccctcttctccagcctctccgAAAGTCTGGGGAGCTCTGCCTCCGGCTCTTCCTTCACCCAGAAccttcctgccctccccaccaTGGTCACCTTTGACGTTGTTGATGTGgagcaggaaggagaaggggagtgCGAGCAGCATCCCGAGATGAATGCTGGCGAGGACATTGCTGAGGCCTTTGATGATGGCTACGGACGGAAAGAGTCGTTGGCTGAATGTGACGAGAGAATGTCCCCGGGGTACTCCCCGGGCTCCTTCCAGAGCTGCAACTGGGGTGTTGCCAGCCTGCCCCGCCACCTCCGCCTCCACGGGCTGAGCCCCTCCATGCCAGCACCACTCTCTGTCGCCCGGAGGAGCCGGTCACTTGACACGGAGAGCCTGGAGTTTGAGCTTGCCGACTCGCAGGTTGCCAAGAGCAGCCTTCAGCCGAGCCAGCTCTGGTCGAAGTGGGAGGGTGGCAAAAAGGATTTGGGTGGagcaaggaggagcaggagcaaggaggaggGCGAGCTGGTGGCTCCTGATGGTGGGTTGAGCTGGCTGGGCTTGCAGCCCATCCAGCATGACACCGACACGGCTGCTGGTGGGGTGAAGCACTGGGGTTTTGCTCCGGCTGCTGCGATGGAGAGTGCCTGGGAGccatcagagcagccaggcacCGTGTCCCCTTTCCTGTCTCTTTCCCAGAATGTCGCTGGAGACACTCCAGACAGGCGGCCCCAAGAGCTGGAGCTGAACAGGCACCCGCTCAGGCCCTCCAATTTACCTCTGCAGACCGACACGAGGCGATTCCAGGAGACAGCCAGTCCCTACAGGTACCAGGGAGAAGTCGCTGCCAAAAAGCTGGCCCGCTTGTTACCCTTGGGAGAAACAGAGCCCGAGCTGCCCCCGAGCTGTAGTTTCTCTTGCTCCCCGGAGAAACGCGCCAAGTGCAAACCCGTCGGCATCGCCCAGGGCGTGCCTCAGCATCCCAATGGCAGCACCGACACGGTAAAGAGCCCGGAGTGCTGCGGAGAGCCCCTGAAAGGCAGAGCTTCCCCTGGCCACGCGCTGCCTGCCGGCTGCCGGAGCGCTGCTGTGAGCGTCACCGAAGCTGAATAG
- the AMER1 gene encoding APC membrane recruitment protein 1 isoform X2: MHPNRPAAMETGCTEEPARTRSQSVVCGQQEGSDQRWEESGDRLPEPGNASVAAAEPQQPQPPPGKLKKTAFKLFGGKRSICTLPSFFGGRSKGQGKVASKKGLIKCKTHDGLSGAAYDKGSGVQLESPSEGSRDTHPCPLPSSQSAHLAIDTSTKFDFSQQDSSPPGSIEGCEKKPNGDKSSFPRPKKGLKGFFNSIRRHRKSKVAECEKAELPEWTGDSEETSKTPGVGVESRGAVEGRGLGPVPLAVACLGSSEDDHSVGTAANCGEGAETGCLVADEGSSKGDVVAMPGKRDLLDTKSEADAVDCTEFDHGNLLLAFHPDFMDNDPPCLHSGDLLSIMLGDVTSLKSFDSLTGCGDDIAEPDIAESTISVERSRDATKRSSCLVTYQGGGEEMAIPEEAEEYLHQIWNSNTAGDRNYGAQVSSSSLETHALHEAEAHPYVGDAMDGVDLLTPQSDQQESAPNSDEGYYDSTTPGPEDEAGDGLGEIKKDRLPRDSYSGDALYEFDALMSPSHGEESLFESKVSRPGIFSYFLDFCLPAEKSLIQMMDQKRGVMETEEERLAAIQKELLYWELQREPLLKRLDVPSKEKCPREKQCVECKTRAASSIGKNQSGLGSEQMASHALNRGVNSGVLVARAENPEWRDFPGTLCPENCYNSQKAQGSCLIQLTKKNSGFDSDLDCGLFGGSIHSGVAPAKAGMFPSYGLPEHERGSGVETTTGKPQVGSEREPEHAVSFSQALVEFASSGTLFSSLSESLGSSASGSSFTQNLPALPTMVTFDVVDVEQEGEGECEQHPEMNAGEDIAEAFDDGYGRKESLAECDERMSPGYSPGSFQSCNWGVASLPRHLRLHGLSPSMPAPLSVARRSRSLDTESLEFELADSQNVAGDTPDRRPQELELNRHPLRPSNLPLQTDTRRFQETASPYRYQGEVAAKKLARLLPLGETEPELPPSCSFSCSPEKRAKCKPVGIAQGVPQHPNGSTDTVKSPECCGEPLKGRASPGHALPAGCRSAAVSVTEAE, from the exons ATGCACCCGAACCGACCAGCTGCCATGGAAACGGGCTGCACGGAGGAGCCTGCCCGGACCAGGTCTCAGTCGGTGGtctgtgggcagcaggagggaagtgACCAGCGGTGGGAGGAGAGTGGGGACCGGCTGCCTGAGCCAGGCAATGCCTCTGTCGCGgctgcagagccacagcagccTCAGCCACCCCCTGGCAAGCTGAAGAAAACGGCTTTCAAACTGTTCGGAGGGAAGAGGAGCATCTGTACGCTGCCCAGTTTCTTTGGAGGCAGAAGCAAAGGCCAGGGGAAAGTAGCCTCTAAAAAGGGCCTCATTAAATGCAAGACCCATGATGGGCTCAGCGGTGCTGCATATGACAAGGGCAGTGGGGTGCAGCTGGAAAGCCCTTCAGAGGGGAGCAGGGACACACATCCTTGCCCTTTGCCGAGCTCCCAAAGTGCTCACTTGGCCATAGACACCAGCACCAAGTTTGATTTCAGTCAGCAGGACAGCTCTCCACCTGGGAGTATCGAGGGCTGTGAGAAAAAGCCCAACGGAGATAAGTCCTCCTTTCCCAGACCCAAAAAAGGCCTGAAAGGATTTTTTAACAGCATCCGGCGTCACCGGAAGAGCAAGGTTGCCGAGTGTGAGAAGGCAGAGCTCCCCGAGTGGACCGGGGATTCAGAGGAGACCAGCAAAACTCCTGGGGTGGGAGTGGAGAGCCGAGGGGCTGTGGAGGGAAGGGGACTGGGGCCTGTCCCTCTTGCCGTGGCCTGCCTGGGGAGCTCAGAGGATGACCACTCGGTAGGCACAGCCGCCAACTGTGGCGAGGGTGCCGAGACCGGCTGTCTCGTGGCTGATGAAGGCAGCTCCAAGGGCGACGTGGTGGCAATGCCGGGGAAGAGGGACCTTCTGGATACGAAATCAGAGGCTGATGCTGTTGACTGCACAGAGTTTGACCATGGCAATCTGCTGCTGGCCTTTCATCCAGACTTCATGGACAATGACCCTCCCTGCCTACACTCTGGGGACCTGCTAAGCATCATGTTAGGAGATGTCACTTCCCTGAAGAGCTTCGATTCCCTGACGGGGTGTGGAGACGACATTGCTGAGCCCGACATCGCTGAGAGCACCATCTCTGTGGAGCGCAGCAGAGATGCTACTAAACGGAGCTCCTGCCTGGTCACCTACCAGGGCGGTGGGGAGGAGATGGCCATacctgaggaggcagaggagtaCCTCCACCAGATATGGAACAGCAACACGGCAGGGGACAGGAACTATGGAGCCCAGGTGTCGAGTAGCAGTTTGGAGACCCATGCCTTGCACGAGGCAGAAGCCCACCCCTACGTGGGGGACGCGATGGATGGTGTTGACCTCCTGACACCACAGAGTGACCAGCAAGAGTCTGCCCCTAATAGTGATGAGGGTTATTACGACTCCACCACACCAGGGCCAGAGGATGAAGCCGGAGATGGGCTCGGTGAGATCAAGAAGGACCGTCTTCCCAGAGACAGTTACAGCGGTGATGCACTTTATGAATTTGATGCTCTCATGAGTCCCTCTCACGGGGAGGAGTCCCTGTTTGAGAGCAAAGTCTCACGCCCAGGGATCTTCAGCTACTTCTTGGACTTCTGCCTCCCTGCCGAGAAGAGCCTGATCCAGATGATGGATCAGAAAAGAGGGGTGATGGAAACAGAAGAAGAGCGGCTAGCAGCCATTCAGAAAGAGCTGCTGTActgggagctgcagagggaaCCGCTACTGAAACGACTTGATGTTCCCAGCAAGGAGAAGTGTCCCCGGGAAAAGCAGTGCGTTGAATGTAAAACTAGAGCAGCCAGCTCAATTGGCAAGAATCAGAGTGGCCTTGGTAGTGAGCAGATGGCCTCACATGCCCTAAACAGGGGTGTGAATAGTGGGGTTTTGGTGGCTAGAGCTGAAAATCCGGAGTGGAGGGATTTTCCAGGGACTCTGTGTCCAGAAAACTGTTACAACAGCCAAAAAGCCCAAGGAAGTTGCCTTATTCAGCTCACAAAAAAGAACTCAGGGTTCGATTCGGACCTGGattgtgggttgtttgggggcTCCATCCACAGTGGCGTAGCCCCAGCCAAAGCAGGGATGTTCCCTAGCTATGGACTCCCAGAGCATGAGCGTGGCAGTGGAGTGGAGACCACCACTGGCAAGCCCCAGGTGGGCAGCGAGCGTGAGCCTGAGCATGCTGTGAGCTTCTCGCAAGCACTGGTGGAGTTCGCCAGCAGTGGGAccctcttctccagcctctccgAAAGTCTGGGGAGCTCTGCCTCCGGCTCTTCCTTCACCCAGAAccttcctgccctccccaccaTGGTCACCTTTGACGTTGTTGATGTGgagcaggaaggagaaggggagtgCGAGCAGCATCCCGAGATGAATGCTGGCGAGGACATTGCTGAGGCCTTTGATGATGGCTACGGACGGAAAGAGTCGTTGGCTGAATGTGACGAGAGAATGTCCCCGGGGTACTCCCCGGGCTCCTTCCAGAGCTGCAACTGGGGTGTTGCCAGCCTGCCCCGCCACCTCCGCCTCCACGGGCTGAGCCCCTCCATGCCAGCACCACTCTCTGTCGCCCGGAGGAGCCGGTCACTTGACACGGAGAGCCTGGAGTTTGAGCTTGCCGACTCGCAG AATGTCGCTGGAGACACTCCAGACAGGCGGCCCCAAGAGCTGGAGCTGAACAGGCACCCGCTCAGGCCCTCCAATTTACCTCTGCAGACCGACACGAGGCGATTCCAGGAGACAGCCAGTCCCTACAGGTACCAGGGAGAAGTCGCTGCCAAAAAGCTGGCCCGCTTGTTACCCTTGGGAGAAACAGAGCCCGAGCTGCCCCCGAGCTGTAGTTTCTCTTGCTCCCCGGAGAAACGCGCCAAGTGCAAACCCGTCGGCATCGCCCAGGGCGTGCCTCAGCATCCCAATGGCAGCACCGACACGGTAAAGAGCCCGGAGTGCTGCGGAGAGCCCCTGAAAGGCAGAGCTTCCCCTGGCCACGCGCTGCCTGCCGGCTGCCGGAGCGCTGCTGTGAGCGTCACCGAAGCTGAATAG